The stretch of DNA acccgtccttgcacgctacaacaaaggtgatggagaaaagacgctgcggaaggtgagccacgtaaataagaccgcccacaaaacggcgcatcctaaagcgactgtcagaaagcgacttgaagatggtctgtaaaacataatttatgcaacattttgaccaaagaaccaccattacatgttatgtagaccacaaggaagtgttttcaatttacaaaaaaataaaataatatgaccccattaatgcgccctataatccggtgcgccttttgtatgaaaatacaccTGACTAGACCAGCTCatcgtcagtgcgccttataatctggtgcgccctatggcccggaaaatacggcacCTAAAACTGGcaaaattggggccctaagctgAATTTTATTTGGAGCCAACATTAGAAACTTTGCAGTTATGTtattatcagtgacggagcaggaaagtGCTATCAACACGTTAGTAGTCTAATAATAGAATTCATACAAAGagccctgtcattcattaattgacattttacatatgCTTCTTCACACAAAATGGGCCCCCCGCGGATTACAGGGCGTACAAATTGGGTGTGATCTGCCTATAGGGACCCTGTTCACACGATCTTGCAAAAAGTACTGCTACAATATACATGCTGGGCCAGTAGGCGGCGATGTCGTCACTTTGTAAAGAAACAAGGCGTGTCTCAATATGTGCAAATCAGTACTTGCTGATTGAGTCTAATAAATGTGTTTACACTGAGAAGTACGGCAAAATAATATGCGAATAGAAAAACATGAGagtagaaaaatatcaaaatgtataTAGGCTATCATTGTTGTCGTTTGTTTGTCCCATGTGTGTAGTGTAATTGGTAGTGTTGTCCTTGGTCCATCTCGATACATGTGCGCTATCTCTGTAAGGTCAGGTCCAGGGGACACAGTCCAATTCAATTGTTCATTTACGAGTCTCAAAGTCCATTTGAAAGCGTAAGGGTCCAGCAAACAGTTCCAAAAGTCAAGTATAGCTGGGTTGCAAATGACGTCATATTAgtttttcttcttcgcggcttaattcactcgatggtcaagcagcttaaacgggaactgcactttttttgcctatcaatcacaatcattatgagagacaagacaacatttttttttttttttactttctaatttataaaaatcgtctcgttcttggtggcgagcaatgcagctaatgggagcaatcaattctacatttaaaaacccattaaaaaacttcaaaaatacttcatttacattccgtaacctgtataataaccaaaatgtagcgacattgttattgtaagagcgaaatctgaggaactatttttctagtgtACTAACacggtattagccgtagaagCTAACTACGGTAAGAGATAGCACGACACTCGATTGATTTTGGataagttccacattttgcagcttcgatttACTTTCACATCACCCTcttggcttctgtctgctccaacggcTCATTCTTcattcgtgctcgcttctagaagcagtagttcatcctccataatgtcagattcaaaaagataaggttgttaatcctaattttttcaaaaatagccGTCTTTGTTGTTTGCTAACAAGTCTggcatgattagaacacactcacCTGTTTGTATCCGGAAGggattgttgccagaagtcagacgtgcgctgctgtggaaacgaaaataaattaattatatcCGGCAatcattaaaatgaccaaaatacggtaataattgtaCATATTAACATATTCTTATGGACTTGTCTGTTacaaacttgcagtgtgtatctAAAACATTAGTGGAtgttttttaagttgttttagagggctttgaaggctacaatggtgactcctgTTAGCCGCATCTCCAAgcgttttttattatctttaaaataaaaaaaggacatttttattttattttaaggtttatttgaaatagggacagatacagaaacatagttATCTGAagcagttatccaatgtatgcatcatagtgtttgtagccaaagctaatttacaacattgtccccaacaacaacaacaacaacaacaacacagatctaacatatttaaaataggaaaataaaaagaataaggcaaagaggagtcgataataatgataatagcaataatacagacaaagtgcagactagataaaaaacaattagtaaaaattagtaaaaactaaacatgggaacacgattgttgctcaactagccacaattttgcttgttttttgaaagtgacaagtgcaggtatacttttcaaagtgtcaggtagagagttccatagttgtggtccttttattgaaaaggcagtctgggcaaaatatgttctacggaatggaacgcaacagttgccttttggcGTTGCTCTGGTGGTaaatctggtaccactttgccgACATGTGTGTCCTTGTCTAATGATTATGAATGATAGgcatagttttttaaaaaaagaagtgcagttcccctttaagtgtagcattaaaacaagtgagtgagtgtagagtttgatcagaaaatgctgtattgttgttctgttcttgggtgtttgtTTGTGGATGTAAAGATGTAAAGACATGGTATGCCTCCAAACTTTTGTTCTTTAAATACTGTGTGTCAAATAAGGTGAGGTTGGAGTGAGCACTAACGTCTTGGTGATGACAAATGGTTTAAAATAATCATTCAACAATATATTTTCCTTCAGAGTTTATAAAtcgtgtctatgaatgttctcattcatccaggtcattgtcatctctgggtattcaatcgatcgcaatgatcctaggagctatgttgtctgggggcttctatgccccctggtagagtctcctaagacaaacaggtcctaggtgagggatcagacaaagagcagcttttAGACTTTTATGAAGAAGACAAAATGAGGaatcagatttccctcgcccggacacggaggtggggcacgatggcgagcgcctggtggccgggcctgtccccatggcgCCCGGCTGGGCACAGCCCAAAGAggtaacgtgggtcccccctccaatgggctctacactcatgggaggggcatagaggtcgggtgcagtgtaaACTGGACTGCAGCCAAAGGCATGGCACTTCGCGGTCCAATCCTCGGCTAAATaggctagctcttgggacgtggaacatcacctcgctggggggaaggagcctgagcgagtgcgcgaggtggagaagttctggctagtcggactcacttcgacgcacagcaatggctctggaaccagttctctcgagaggggatggacttcCACTCTGACGTTGCACGCAGTGGGAGGCGACGGGCTGgattggcaattcttgttgcccccccggctcaaagtctgcacattggagttcaacccagtggccAAGAGGGTAGCTTCCTTCCGCCtttgggtggggggacgggtcctgactgttgtttgtgcttatgcaccaaacaACAGCTGAGAGTACCCACCccttttggattcactcgagggagtactggagagtgcgcccccgggtgattcccttgttatgctgggtgacttcaacgctcatgttggcaacgacagtgaaacttggggaggcgtgattgggaagaatggccgctcggatctgaacccgagtggtgttttttgtgctcatcacagattgtccataacaaacacaatgttttgcagttggcaccaggacaccctagaccgcgttccatgattgactttgtagttgtgtcatcggatttgcggtctcatgttttggacactcgggtgaagacagGGGCGGAGATTTCTATTTTTTtgcggacagacctggcaggcccaaacgcattgtgagggtctgctgggaatgtctagcagagtctcctgtcagagagagtttcaattccaacCTGCGgtaaactttgaacatgtcacaagggaggtgctggacattgagtccgagtgtaccatgttccgcacctctattgtcgaggcggccgattggagctctggctgcaaggtggttggtgcctgtcatggcggtaatcctagaacaggAATACCGTCAGGGATATCGGGTCCTTTTGACTCATGGGACtacagaggcagcggacaggttcCAACAGGCCAAGTGGTGTGCAGCTTCAAACGACTTCCAGACAtattcgaagcgattctggaccaccatccgtcgCCTCAGGAAGGgcaagcagtgcactgtcaacaccatgtatggtgaggatggtgtacctcctcaatcccaccaacatgtcttcacagtgcctgggctctcctatttctggggctgaggttgctgaggtagtttaaaagctcctcggtggcaaggccccgggggtggatgagatgcgtttggagttccttaaggctctggatgctgtggggctgtcttagttgacaagactctgcaacattgcgtggacatctggggcggtacctctggattggcaaaccggggtggtggttcctctctttgagaaggggaaccagagggtgtgttccaactatcgtgggatcacactcctcagccttcccggtaaggtctattcagagatactggagaggaggctatgccggatagtcgaacctcggattcaggaggaacactgtggttttcgtcctggtcgtggaactgtagacCACCTCTACACTCTtgacagggtccttgagggtgcatgggagtttgcccaaccagtctacatgtactttgtggacttggagaaggcatttgaccctgtccctcgggaagtcctgtggggagtgctcagagagtatggggtattggactgtctgattgtggtggtccgctccctgtatgatcggtgtccgagcttggtccgcattgccagcagtaagtcggacccgtttcaagTGAggtttggactccgccaaggcagccatttgtcaccgattctgtttataaTTTTTAtgtacagaatttctaggtgcagtctgGGCGTTgatgggatccggtttggtggatctgcatccaccaaaccagatcccatcaacgtctctgctttttgctgatgatgtgttcctgatggcttcatctggccaggatcttcagctctcactggatgggTTCGCAGCCGAGCGTGAAGTGAATAGGATGAGAATCAGCCCCtcaaagtctgagtccatggttctcgcccgtaaaatggtggagtgccatctccgggttcaggaagagatcttgcccgatagaggagttcaagtacttcggagtcttgttcacgagtgagggaagagtggattgtgagatcgacaggcagatcgacaggcagatcgacaggcggatcggtgcggcgttttcagtaatgtggacgctgtatcaatccgttgtggtgaagaaggagctgagccgaaaggcaaagctctcaatttaccggtcaatctacgttcccatcctcacctatggtcatgagctttgggttatgaccaaaaggacaagattacgAGTACAAGCAGCCGaagtgagtttcctccgccgtgtGGCGGGGCtctaccttagagatagggtgagaagttctgacATTCGTGAGGAGCTCatagtaaagtcgctgctcctccacatcgagaggagccagatgaggtggttcgggcatctggtcaggatgccacccgaacacttccttagggaggtgtttagggcacatctgaccggtggaggccacggggaagacccaggacacgttgggaaaactatgtctcccagctggcctcggaacgcctcaggatcccccaggaggagctgaacgaagtggctggggagaggaaagtctgggcttgcctgcttaggctgctgcaacctcggataagcggaagaaaatggatggatggatggatggtaactggactgtttggtttgtcttagaggaCGTGggctgcgacaccacctgtctcccacatacaacactgtcttttcaaccattcctaaaacactctgtaatttagcctccaacaaataacaggagttagaaacattctggtcacagaaggtgaccagaatgccatttggcaccagccgcgagactagatctgatcaatctaagtctatgagcatgaactgatgaagcctacgcGGATGAGCGGCAAAACGTCTTCCAAAACCTtccaaacctttcaaaatacacccaaatctgcactgatgcaagtaaataaacagtagcctaatgggactcCAGACCTTCTATGCTTCTATGTCACGTGATGGCAAACCCAGCTATAGGACAGGACAGAAGAAGCAGGTTATTGTCATAAATAAAGAATTACACTTTCACACAGTAACAAAGTGCGCAGTTTACATAGAATACTTATTAAAATGTACTTCCACAAGTATTCCATTTGAGACAGAGCATAAGACTATTGGGTGTCATCAGCGTAAATGTCCACTTTGTTATAGAATCACAAgcatatacatttaaaaataagggACATTTCTGTGATATATGTTACAGTCTGGTCTTTCCACCAGACACACCTGCTTACTATGGTGCGACCATATAATTTAAttggcatgcttttattttgaaagcctgAGTTGAACGCTAACCTTAACATTAGTTTACATTAATTATTAAAATGGAAGGATTTCGATAAGAAAGGGAGAGTCCCTGAGAAAACGGGAttgacatgtatttttttataagtttttaattaaaaaaaaaaaagcatatttaggATGTAATAGCTCAGAATTTAATTGTTTCAAGAAACTACAAATTGTCACAATCATTTAAAAGCATGTACTTTCAAACAGAGTTACATTGAGATAAATGCTTTTCATGTTGAACatcacacacttttttttattgcaattttcAAGCATTTGGGGATTTTTAAAGTGAGGTTTcatgaaaaaaacaagtttccTGCTCACCCCAGACCCTGTTTACACTCTCACTGTGGGAACTAaaagaaataaatcattaaaaaaaagatatttcaAGCTGCTGCACCTTAACATGAATGGTAAATCATACTTTGAAAACTTCTGGCTAATGTTGCTTTCTTTCAATCCATTTATTCAGAATCAAAATCAgcaagtgtactttttgtacaaaattatacTAATTTGGTGAAACTCCTTGAGCATAAGAACATATGTTGTAGAAAAAGGGAGCAGAGCTTGTTTGGCAATACTTTTTTGAGTTTTCAGACTTCTTTGCGCAAAGCCACGCGCACGCTGCTGAAGATCTTGCCTAGGGCTTCGAAGAAAGGGTCGCAGAAGGTCTGAATGCAGAGCGAGTAGATGCGACTGATACACTGCGACTCGATCAGGCAGCTCTTGATGCAGGGCACCACCGCCCAGATGTGGAGGAAAGAGATGAAGGCGAACAGGAAGCCCCACAGCAGGGCCACGGGGATGCCAAAGATGGCCGACAGGATGCGGTAGCACCAGTACTTGGACACAGTGAAGGTGGTGTAGCTCAGTTTCCAGACGCCGTCCAGGCTGTGCGTACCGTCTGGCTCTGCTATCACGTCCTCAAACTCCACCTGGGAAGAAATGCGATGATTGACGTGCTTGCATTAGTGCTGGGATTCAAATGGATTGGTTGTTGTGCGATATGACAAACAAACATGTTGTAGCTTGTGATCGACTTGTTTTGGGTCATTGCCCTTCCCCTCTTGTGTGCGTCCCAGACTATCATGTGCAAGTTAATAAATAGTTTTTCTTTTCAACACACAAGTGGGTTTATGCAAATGGCTCAACTGTTGTGCGTTATGACAAATAAATATAATGTTGTGATGTGTATTTCTgatcttgtcatcctcgtccggacagaagggtgatgtcggagacgctttactggaACAAAAgttgcagtacctggaggaaatcaagtaaaaaaaatgagcaCTCTTAACTTGGAGGAGCCAAACCACCTTCttttattccttctttctctgtctggttGTGTGTTAATttaggagagtacaacctgactaTGTAAGGAaatgttcatgtgtaagtgaccgGAAAACAACCTCTTTATGTGTGTAACTTAAAAGTTGACGTGAAGATAGACATGGAGTctttcctccaggatagagctatcacttttagattccaaagtctgaatttattgcctcttcttGTGAAAGAGTTAACCCAGTCCATATGCAAATGTCCAACTAAGactccttaatttattatggactcaacaattatttacttaaacctggtggttcactTTCTCCAAGttaaatataaacattcaccatatattGAATATAATGagtcaattaattcacttcagttgCTTATGATTGACTTGTTTTGTGTCAATTCCCTTCTCCCTGTTTCCATCCCTGACCATCTTGTATAAGCCAGGAAGTAAGTAAGTAATTTTGATTAGTTCATGCAAATTTGTTGGCTGTTGTGCGagacgaaaaaatatatataatgcagCTTGTGATGAACTTGTTTGGGTCAATGCCCCTCCCCTCTTGTTTGCGTCCCTGACCATCTTGTAAAAGTGAAGTACTGTAATTAATTGTGTCcaagtacaaacgtttgtattatGTGTTCATGCAAAGGGGTGGGCTGTTGGATCAACAAACAACTGTAATGTACTGTAGCTTGTGATTGGCTTGTTTTCGGTCCCTGACCTTCATGTATAAACTAAGAAATAGTATTTCTTTTTTGCACTTTAAGTTTATGCAAAGGGATCAATTGTTGTGCGTTACAACAAAAAAAGATGATATAGCTTGTAATGGACTTGTTTTGGGTCACAGCAACTCCCCTCTTGTTTGCACCCAGGACTATAATGTACTAGCTAAGAAATAAGTATTTGGTCGTAGCGTTATGTGTTTATGAAAATGGATAGATACAGTAGTTGTACAATACAACAAACAAATGGGATGCAGTTTGTGATTTACCTTAAAATGTTTTGAGTCACTGCCCCGTCCCCTACTCTAGTTTGCACCTCTGACCATCAAGTACAAGGTATGAAGTAAGAATTATATTTTTGCGTAATGAGTTTATGCAAATGCATACCCTATTTTTGgttgttgtgttattttgtgtattatttgtaaATGGACAGGCGATATGTGtgatatgacaaatgtatgtGACGTAGCAGAATTTATACGCAGACTTCAACTTGTTTTGGCTTTAAAACTTCTACAAAGATGAACTATGGTGGCCCTAAAGGCTCaataaatatgttatatatacatatattatatactgtatctatatatgtaataattacatatatgttatattttatattgctactttggtacatttttagtgtactttatacctgcattatcgttttcatccttaccctttccatcctttgtaactgagctactgtgtggaacaatttcccttgtggatcaataatgtttgtctaagtctaagtctaaatactgGACATCTTTTTCTTTA from Entelurus aequoreus isolate RoL-2023_Sb linkage group LG01, RoL_Eaeq_v1.1, whole genome shotgun sequence encodes:
- the cav3 gene encoding caveolin-3; protein product: MADQYQYNGNEEKMIKDSHTKEIDLINRDPKQINDDVVKVEFEDVIAEPDGTHSLDGVWKLSYTTFTVSKYWCYRILSAIFGIPVALLWGFLFAFISFLHIWAVVPCIKSCLIESQCISRIYSLCIQTFCDPFFEALGKIFSSVRVALRKEV